The following DNA comes from Chitinophaga nivalis.
GATGTAATCACCTTCCTTGTCCATAAACAAGGCATATACCCATAACACCAGCACATCATCCGGCTGATCGGGGAAGTGCGGTTGGCGGTTACAGGTAAAACTCATCAGCCAGCTGGAATCAGTAATAGTAATAATGCCGCCGGTGGCCGTTTTGCCTGAATAAGGATCATTAACGGAATATTCCTTTAACTTATCCACCAATGCAGAAGGTCTACAGGTCAGCGTCACCGACTCCCAGGAAGACTTTTCTATATTGCTGCAGAACTTCTCCGGTTTGCCAAACACGTCCGATTTGGCGGCCAGATTTTTCCAGAGCTTCCATCCGGCACTTTGTCCGCTGGTGCGGTTGTCGATGGCAATGATCGGTGCTTTGTTGTTGTCGCCATAGAAAGTATCCTCCGTCATGGAACCGGTGGTGACAATCACAAAATCATCTTTCCCTACCGGAATATTTACCTCCTGGTCATTCACGGTAGTAATAATGCCTTTTACTATTTTGCCGTCTGTATTGATCTGGATGTCCAGGTCTTTTACCAGGGTATTTAACTGAATCTTCACCCCTTTGTCTTTCAGGAATCTGCCTAAAGGCGTTACAAACGTGTCGTATTGATTATACTTTGGGAATACCAGTGCCGACAGGTCGTTCAAGCCGTCTATGGCATGCAGGAAGCGATGCATATAGAGCTTTAATTCCAGTAGGCTGTGCCAGTTCTCAAACGCAAACATCGTACGCCAGAACGTCCAGAAGTTACTGCTCAGGAATGATTCACTGAAATAATCTTCGATGGTGATATCATCCAATGCTTCTTTTTTCTTGAGTAATAATTTGATAATGGCCAGTTGGTCTTTCTTCGCCAATCCAAATTTGCTAAAGTCTTTGATCACGCCTTGCTGATGGATCAGTCTTGCTTTGGAATAATTGGGATCGTTATCATTGATCAGCCGGTACTCATCCAATACACTATAGGGTGGTGGCATCTCCAGGGCAGGAATATCCTGAAACATATCCCATAGGTTTTCATAGGTCATATCCATTTCCCGGCCCCCGCGGATGATGTAGCCGTCTTTGGCGTTGCCGGCGCCATCCAGCGACCCACCGTCAATAGACAGCTGTTCAATAAAAGTAATGTTGGATGCAGGCACATGTCCGTCACGTATAAAGTAATAAGCCGCCGACAGCCCTGCAATGCCACTGCCTACAATGTAGATTTTACTGTTGTCATAAGATTTGGTGGGAATTCCCTTATTCCGTTGATAGTTCCCGATCTGATCCGAAAAGGGCATCGATTTTTCCGGTG
Coding sequences within:
- a CDS encoding oleate hydratase, whose protein sequence is MKTITSKFDQVLNASTTYGNVNHEPDSSKEQQRNTPEKSMPFSDQIGNYQRNKGIPTKSYDNSKIYIVGSGIAGLSAAYYFIRDGHVPASNITFIEQLSIDGGSLDGAGNAKDGYIIRGGREMDMTYENLWDMFQDIPALEMPPPYSVLDEYRLINDNDPNYSKARLIHQQGVIKDFSKFGLAKKDQLAIIKLLLKKKEALDDITIEDYFSESFLSSNFWTFWRTMFAFENWHSLLELKLYMHRFLHAIDGLNDLSALVFPKYNQYDTFVTPLGRFLKDKGVKIQLNTLVKDLDIQINTDGKIVKGIITTVNDQEVNIPVGKDDFVIVTTGSMTEDTFYGDNNKAPIIAIDNRTSGQSAGWKLWKNLAAKSDVFGKPEKFCSNIEKSSWESVTLTCRPSALVDKLKEYSVNDPYSGKTATGGIITITDSSWLMSFTCNRQPHFPDQPDDVLVLWVYALFMDKEGDYIKKRMPACTGNEILAELCYHVGIIDQLDQVVENTIVHTAFMPYITSMFMPRAKGDRPRVVPAGCKNLGLVGQFIETNNDVVFTMESSVRTARIAVYELLNLNKQVPDINPLQYDIRHLLKATKTLNDNKSFLGEGLLRNILKGTYFEHILPVGEAEESPESFIVEQVNKFKDWIKGIKG